The following proteins are co-located in the Doryrhamphus excisus isolate RoL2022-K1 chromosome 3, RoL_Dexc_1.0, whole genome shotgun sequence genome:
- the LOC131126403 gene encoding angiomotin-like 2a, with translation MTSTEEPSGTVLHRLIQEQLRYGNPTDTRTLLAIQQQALRGGSGSNSGPSSGGDMGRSPRSSLESLTQEEPSFLQLSARQEPQGQEHQGDYHHSESGYQLFQLHGEELPTYEQAKAHSQYLASHWAPPSPNRQPHEGMLLHEGAFHEEVDEMERKCAHARSLSEHRLQISLERSDAVVKAEAIKSTSHSYPELAYYTHQGPQSTRQSQEKRNPPPEYSAPIQGQGFIPHQTQESVQPQQHRYIQSGPPSDICYNTFPSLPSAGLEEPNQVELLLMENERLRQELEVQREKTNRIEKLEQEIQRISEAYEKLMQGSSKRENLEQTLRRRLVAEIRRLQDFNRDLKENLENARTHAAKEVQVADHNQHIMAKLLEQNEEQNVERERIEREVERLKTTAEEQSLRAKRLEEALEAARGHGRHLEEELRRKRAYVEKVERLQSALAQLQSTCEKRESLEMKLRTRLEQELRSLRAQQRQSQPPGVTMGSLQERLREREERILALEADMVRWEQKYLEESTMRQFAMEVAATAAAQRDTTIINHSPCHSSNNSFNEDLPVADFRNQEMENRIRALYAQILEKDAVIKILTQRLHQRKDEQIPRTNLLSAVGAPLRLASSTPSIFTAKSSTKSRGKSLSDDQTLPSHQFSAQSELGTLKHQTEESQGKEASGVTKLNNDKLTPKKLLLNPFRGLEELESEAVEIFI, from the exons ATGACGTCTACCGAGGAGCCGTCTGGTACGGTCTTGCACCGACTCATCCAGGAGCAACTTCGCTATGGAAACCCCACAGACACCCGCACCTTACTAGCCATCCAGCAGCAGGCCCTGCGTGGCGGCAGCGGGAGCAACAGCGGGCCAAGCAGCGGGGGCGACATGGGCAGGAGCCCCAGATCGTCACTCGAGAGTCTCACCCAGGAGGAGCCTTCCTTCCTCCAGCTTTCGGCCAGGCAGGAGCCCCAGGGCCAGGAGCACCAGGGCGACTACCATCACTCGGAAAGTGGCTACCAACTGTTCCAGCTCCACGGTGAGGAGCTCCCCACTTACGAGCAGGCTAAAGCGCACTCTCAGTATCTGGCCTCTCACTGGGCACCCCCAAGCCCCAACAGGCAGCCCCATGAGGGGATGCTCTTGCATGAAGGGGCCTTCCATGAGGAGGTGGATGAGATGGAGCGGAAGTGTGCCCATGCACGCTCACTCAGTGAGCATCGCTTGCAAATATCATTGGAGAGGAGTGACGCGGTCGTCAAGGCGGAGGCCATCAAAAGCACCTCTCACAGCTACCCCGAGCTAGCATACTACACccaccaggggccccagagcACGCGGCAAAGCCAGGAGAAACGCAACCCACCACCCGAGTACTCGGCCCCCATCCAGGGACAAGGATTTATCCCACACCAGACTCAGGAATCAGTGCAGCCCCAGCAGCACAG GTATATCCAGTCTGGGCCTCCAAGTGACATCTGCTACAACACATTCCCTAGCCTGCCCTCTGCTGGCCTGGAGGAGCCCAATCAAGTAGAATTGCTGCTGATGGAGAATGAGAGGCTGAGGCAAGAGCTTGAAGTTCAACGAGAGAAGACCAATCGCATTGAGAAG tTGGAGCAGGAAATCCAGCGTATTTCCGAGGCCTACGAGAAACTGATGCAGGGTAGCAGCAAAAGAGAGAATCTGGAGCAGACCCTAAGGAGGAGGCTGGTGGCTGAGATCCGCAGGCTGCAGGATTTCAACAGAGACCTTAAGGAAAACTTGGAAAATGCTCGAACGCATGCGGCTAAGGAAGTGCAGGTGGCCGACCACAACCAGCACATCATGGCTAAGCTCCTGGAGCAAA ACGAGGAGCAGAATGTCGAGCGGGAGCGCATTGAGCGGGAAGTGGAGCGCCTGAAGACTACAGCGGAGGAGCAGAGCCTTCGTGCAAAGAGGCTGGAGGAAGCCCTGGAGGCAGCTCGAGGACACGGGCGTCATCTAGAGGAGGAGTTGAGGCGGAAGAGGGCCTACGTGGAGAAGGTAGAGAGGCTCCAGAGCGCCTTGGCTCAGCTGCAGTCCACCTGCGAGAAGCGCGAGAGTCTGGAGATGAAGCTGAGGACGCGGCTAGAGCAGGAGCTCAGGAGTTTGAGGGCGCAACAG CGACAGTCTCAACCTCCTGGAGTTACCATGGGCTCCTTGCAAGAGCGCCTCCGCGAGCGCGAGGAACGTATCCTGGCACTAGAGGCCGACATGGTACGCTGGGAGCAGAAGTACCTGGAGGAGAGCACCATGAGGCAGTTTGCCATGGAGGTGGCCGCCACAGCTGCCGCCCAGAG AGACACCACCATCATCAACCACTCACCCTGCCACTCCTCTAACAACAGCTTCAATGAGGACCTGCCAGTTGCAGACTTCCGGAACCAGGAAATGGAGAACAG GATCCGTGCCCTGTATGCCCAAATCTTGGAAAAGGATGCCGTGATCAAGATCCTCACTCAGCGGCTCCACCAGAGAAAGGATGAGCAGATCCCCCGCACTAACTTGTTGAGTGCAGTGGGGGCCCCTCTGCGCCTGGCCTCCTCCACACCCTCCATCTTCACCGCAAAGAGCAGCACCAAGAGTCGAG GTAAGAGCCTTTCCGATGATCAGACGTTGCCGAGCCACCAGTTTTCTGCTCAGTCTGAACTCGGAACGCTGAAGCATCAGACGGAGGAAAGCCAAGGCAAAGAGGCCTCCGGTGTAACTAAGCTCAACAACG ACAAGCTAACGCCAAAGAAGTTGCTATTGAACCCCTTCAGAGGTCTGGAAGAGTTGGAATCGGAAGCAGTGGAGATCtttatttaa